The segment CGCGGCCAGATTCTCGCAGGAGCCGACCGCGCCATTTTTCCCGTCATCCCTCGGTGGACGCTATCACGTGCCGAGCTTCACGACGGTGTTTCTTCAAGTGTTGCGTCGGTTGGGGCTGCGCGGCCCGCCCGGCCAGCGCGGGCCGCGCATCCACGACTTGCGGCATTCCTTTGCGGTGTCGCGGCTGATGGCGTGGCACAAGAGCGGCGATAATCTCTTCGCGAAGCTGCCCCTCCTGTCCACTTACCTCGGGCACAGCACGGTGACCGGGACCGAGATCTATCTGCACGCCACCGCCGAGCTGATGGAGTCGGTGGGCCAGCGTTTTCATGAGCACTTCGCGGTGCCATCGGCCCGTCTCTTATGTCAGCCCCCGACCTTCCATCTCTGATCCGCGGGTTTTTCGATCAGCATCTCGTGTCCCAGCGCGGACTGAGTGGCCACACGGTTCTGTCGTATCGCGACACCTTCAAGCTCCTCCTCAAGTTCGCTTCCGACGACTCGGGCAAGCGCGTGACCGAGCTCACCCTGGCCGATCTCACCGCGGAGTTGGTGCACGGCTTTCTTCGCCATCTCGAAGCGGACCGGCGCAACGGGATCGTCACCCGCAATCTTCGGCTGGCCGCGATCCATTCTTTCTTCCGCTACCTCGCGATCGTTGATCCCCGGCACCTGACCCACGCCCACACGATCATCGCGGTGCCGTTCAAACGGCGACCGCATCGCGTCGCGCAGTTTCTGGAGAAGGATGAGGTGCAGGAGATATTTCGTCAGATCGATTCCCGGACGCTGTTCGGTCAGCGCGACGACGCACTCTTACGGATGCTCTACAACACCGGCATGCGCGCGCAGGAGTTGGTTGACCTCGACGTGCGGCACGTGCGTTTCACTCGACCGTCGAACGTGCTCATCTTCGGCAAGGGCCGCAAGGAGCGCACCTGCCCGTTGTGGCCCGAGACGGTCGCCGCGCTGAAGAGTTATCTCCAGCCTCGTTCGATCAAGTTCACCGACGCCGTGCCGCTGTTTCTCAACATCGACGGCAACCGGCTGACGCGCTTCGGCGTTCGCTACATTGTCAGTCACCGCATCAGTGAGGCGGCCCAGCGCTGCCCGACCTTGCTCGCGCGGCGGATCACTCCGCACACGTGGCGCCACACGACGGCGATGCATTTGCTGCAATCGAACGTCGACCTCGCGATGATCCGTTCCTGGCTCGGGCATGCATCGATCGAGACCACCAACACCTACGTCGAGATCGATCTTGAGATGAAGCGCAAGGCTCTCGCCTCCGCCGAGAAGATTCTCCCGAAGCCGAAGCACCCGTCGTCATGGCGCGCCAACACCGACGTGCTCGCCTGGCTGTCCAGCCTCTAACCGCGCGCCTTGAACGCGATGGCCCAGAGGGCCGGACACGTCGTTTTCGTGGATCGCCGCCGGCACGCCGTGATGAGTTTTCCCAAGGCGCGGTGCAACCGGCGCATCTCCAGCATGCGCCGATCAAGCTCTTGCTGCTTATCCTCCAAGAGACGCTTCACTTCGGCACACGACTCACCCGGCGAAAACTGCATTTCCATGAGCTCCTTGATCTCGCGCAGGGTGAACCCGAGGTCTTTTGCCGAACGGATAAACCGCAACCGGCTCAGGGCGTCATCGTCAAAGTCCCGGTAGCCCGATCCCGGCCAGCGATGGGTCGCCGGCAGCAGTTCCATTCGCTCGTAGTAGCGGACGGTCTGGACATTTACCCCGGCGGCCTTGGCGAGTTCTCCGATCGTCATGACATGGCGGTTGACCTTATACCATACTACAGGGTGTAAGCTGGGCCGATGCAGCCGGTGAAGCAATCGTGGATTCTGACAGGCGGATTTTTGTCCGCCGTGGCGGCCTCGCTTTGCTGCATCGGACCGCTGGTGGCGGCCGTCGCGGGCGCGGGTAGTTTTGTCGCCGCAGGCTGGTTTGAGCGTTGGCGGCCGGCTTTTCTCGGCGTCACCGCTGCGCTCCTCGCTCTCGCGTGGGTGTTGACCTTGCGTGCCCGACGTATCGCCTGCGCGGACGGCACCTGCGCAACGCCGCGAGCAAGTCGTTGGACCCTGGGCGTTCTGATCTTCAGCACAGTAATCGTCGGCGCGGTCGCGATGTTTCCGCAGCTTGCGCAAACCACCTTCGGCCGCTCTTCGGTCGCAACCTCCGCACCGGCGGATGGCCGCGTGCTGCGCGTGCGTATCCCCTCCATGGACTGCGCTGCGTGCGCGGTCGGCATTGCCGGCACCCTGCAGCGGGTTCCCGGTATCCGCACGGCGGTCGTCCGCTATGCAACGAAAGAGGCCGAGGTCGTTTACGATCCCGCCGTGATTTCTGCGACGACGGTGATCGCCAAGATCGACGCCACGGGCTTCAAGGCCGAGCCGGCCAACTGATCACCGTGTCCGATTGTTGCTTAACGAAAGGTGACGAGTGCTCGTCCGAGAAGGAGTCGGCTGCCAAGCCGTCCTGCCCGCGCTGCGGGCACGCCGGTCGCCCGGTCTCGACGCTCACGCTCAAGCACCAAGTTAAGTCCCAGTTTTTGCCGGCCGTAAATGCCGGGGGATTTCACTTCTGCCCCACACCCGACTGCCCGGTCGTCTATTTCAGCGCCGGTGGTTCAGTTCTCACAACGGGCGACGTTCGCCGTCCGGTCACTCAAAAAGATCCCGCGCAGGCACCGGTGTGTTATTGCTTCGGCTTCACGCCCGCGATGATCCGTGACGAACTTGCCGCCACAGGAAAATCCACCGTGATCGAACGCATCGCGGCGGAGATGAAGGCTGATTTTTGCGCTTGTGAGATTCGCAATCCCCAAGGCTCCTGCTGCCTCGGCAACGTGAAAGCTGCCGTCAAGGCCGCCACCGCAGAGCGCGCCGGTCTTGCCTGATCGCCGGCCGAGTTATGTGCAGCGATTGTGCTGTCGCGCAGAGTAAAGTGCCTCAGAAAAACGGTAGCGCACTCCACATAGCTCGGCTCGTCACATAACACAACCTATGTGCTGCAGCACATAGGTTGTGGGCGACGATCAGGGCCGTGGCGCCGGCGAGGATCGCACCCCGGAAGACCTCACGCGGGGCAACCAGCGTGGACGTGGCCGTGCCGAGGGTGGTGAGGTGGCGGCCGATGGGGTGATTCTTGCGGTCGAGATAGACGCAGTAGAACGCCTCCTGCATCGGGTTTTCGTCGAATGCGGAGCGGAGGTATTCGGCAACCATCTCCGGTCGGTCGAGCCGAACCTCTTCGCCGAGAGAAACGAGGGAGTAAACGATCTTGGCTTCATAAACGCGCATGGTGAGCGCTCGCGCGAGCCGCGTTTCCCTTTCTCGACGTGGTGTCGAGTGATCGCGGGTGCTGCCCGGTTGAGCGCCCGCTCGGGATGGGCGAAAGTCAAAGCGCTGGATGGAGCGCCGAGGCGGCGGATTTATCCGCAACGAGGGGGAAGCGGAATGTTTGCGCGGGGTGGAGATCGCGCAGCGATACGACCTTGACCGCCCATAAAATGGGGCGCAACCGGACGGGGCAGTGCTAGAAGATTCGAGCGCAGCGAGCATCGAGTTTTGAGGTCAGGCAAAGTCCCGGTGATGGCTAAACCTTGCTCGTATCGCCGGTTTCATTAACCAAGACGATATGCACGAGCCGCTTACTCATCCTAAATTGATTCGTGACGTCTTGTGCCGCGCGATCGCTCAGTTTAACGCAACGGATGCCAAGGCGCTATTGAAGCCGGGCAATGGCTCGGGCGGCCCGAATGAGCCGGCAATCGGAACTCAACTCATAACGCGCATCGTCGATGCGCTGCGGCATTACGACGTGCCAGAATACGTCTTTGCCATCGGTACCTACAACCGCTTCGGCGATGATCGGAAGTTCCTCTATAAAATGGAGGCGTATCGTAAAGAAATTGAGGCCGCCAAACGCGAACTGGATCCCGAAGGGAAACTGGCAATCTTCCCCGACATTATTGTTCACGAGTTTGGAGCGCCGGGGCCAAACTACCTCGTAGTCGAGCTAAAAAAGGATTCCAACGCAGGCAAAGCCTTGGTGGAACTCGACCACATCAAACTCAGCTGCATGACCAGTCCAGATCGCCCGCTTAAGTATATTCTTGGCGCCGAGGTCCGCGCTCATGACGTGGCTAACGAACAAAAGCGGCAATTGGAGGTTCTGTCTTGGTGGCAACAGGGCTCGAAGGTTGGCGAGCCGTAGGACTGAAGCGTGCCGCCGCTAAATGCGGAATAGTTTGTCCGACTGTGAGAGCCGAAGGACGATGTTGCGCCCATCTTTTAATTCGTCCGGCAACTTGTCCTGAAGAATTGAGGCCACGAACTGGATGCCTCGCGCGTTAACAAGATGCGCGATCTTCACCAGTTGATTGTCATGCATCAGTTCCTTTTTATCGTTTAGGAGAAAGTGGAAAACCGGAATGCCTTCGTCGTCTGCAAACAAGGTGTAGGCGATATCAAAACACGAAATCTCGCCCTGTTTCTTTCCGGAACTGTAGTTCGTGTTAAATGACTGGAACTCGTAAACTCGACGACCTTTGACAGTCTTGGTGTCGGCCTTAAGTGCATACCGCTCACCATAGAGATCGTCCGAGACGGTCGCGAAGTATCGATTAAACTTGCTCAATTTCTCTTTCAGTTGGGTGCCAAACGCATCGGAGAACAACTCTGTATCGATCTCCATCAGCTCGCGATTGAGTCCCTCAAGTGTATTCTCAACCGTTTCGAT is part of the Opitutus terrae PB90-1 genome and harbors:
- a CDS encoding site-specific integrase, coding for MSAPDLPSLIRGFFDQHLVSQRGLSGHTVLSYRDTFKLLLKFASDDSGKRVTELTLADLTAELVHGFLRHLEADRRNGIVTRNLRLAAIHSFFRYLAIVDPRHLTHAHTIIAVPFKRRPHRVAQFLEKDEVQEIFRQIDSRTLFGQRDDALLRMLYNTGMRAQELVDLDVRHVRFTRPSNVLIFGKGRKERTCPLWPETVAALKSYLQPRSIKFTDAVPLFLNIDGNRLTRFGVRYIVSHRISEAAQRCPTLLARRITPHTWRHTTAMHLLQSNVDLAMIRSWLGHASIETTNTYVEIDLEMKRKALASAEKILPKPKHPSSWRANTDVLAWLSSL
- a CDS encoding JAB domain-containing protein, which produces MRVYEAKIVYSLVSLGEEVRLDRPEMVAEYLRSAFDENPMQEAFYCVYLDRKNHPIGRHLTTLGTATSTLVAPREVFRGAILAGATALIVAHNLCAAAHRLCYVTSRAMWSALPFF
- a CDS encoding putative iron-sulfur cluster-binding metallochaperone, encoding MSDCCLTKGDECSSEKESAAKPSCPRCGHAGRPVSTLTLKHQVKSQFLPAVNAGGFHFCPTPDCPVVYFSAGGSVLTTGDVRRPVTQKDPAQAPVCYCFGFTPAMIRDELAATGKSTVIERIAAEMKADFCACEIRNPQGSCCLGNVKAAVKAATAERAGLA
- a CDS encoding heavy metal-responsive transcriptional regulator, whose translation is MTIGELAKAAGVNVQTVRYYERMELLPATHRWPGSGYRDFDDDALSRLRFIRSAKDLGFTLREIKELMEMQFSPGESCAEVKRLLEDKQQELDRRMLEMRRLHRALGKLITACRRRSTKTTCPALWAIAFKARG
- a CDS encoding heavy-metal-associated domain-containing protein, yielding MQPVKQSWILTGGFLSAVAASLCCIGPLVAAVAGAGSFVAAGWFERWRPAFLGVTAALLALAWVLTLRARRIACADGTCATPRASRWTLGVLIFSTVIVGAVAMFPQLAQTTFGRSSVATSAPADGRVLRVRIPSMDCAACAVGIAGTLQRVPGIRTAVVRYATKEAEVVYDPAVISATTVIAKIDATGFKAEPAN